From the genome of Bradyrhizobium elkanii USDA 76, one region includes:
- a CDS encoding SDR family oxidoreductase, which translates to MGLLDGKVALITGAGGGLGEAYAKLFAREGAAVVVNDLGGPRDGSGSDKSMADKVVDAIKAEGGRAVANGADISTLAGGQSVFDDAIKHFGRADILVNNAGILLDETFHKAKEANWDKVMKVHLKGTFCCTQPVFKWMRDNGGGVIVNTSSTSGLIGNFGQTNYGAAKGGIWGLSNVLAIEGRKYNIRIWTLAPGALTRMTADLPRYKENPGAALGPDGIAPAVLYMVSDLSGDQTGKVLGVSGPRGVREMRMMEMEGWKPPFTGWKAEDIVTHAKEIFFSEEQIKMGARRF; encoded by the coding sequence ATGGGATTACTCGACGGCAAGGTGGCGCTGATCACGGGCGCCGGCGGCGGGCTTGGTGAAGCCTACGCGAAGCTGTTCGCGCGCGAGGGCGCGGCCGTGGTGGTCAACGATCTCGGCGGCCCGCGCGACGGCTCGGGTTCGGACAAGTCGATGGCTGACAAGGTGGTCGACGCGATCAAGGCCGAAGGCGGCCGTGCGGTCGCCAACGGCGCCGACATCTCGACCTTGGCCGGCGGCCAGTCGGTGTTCGACGACGCCATCAAGCATTTCGGCCGCGCCGACATCCTGGTCAACAACGCCGGCATTCTGCTCGACGAGACCTTCCACAAGGCCAAGGAAGCGAACTGGGACAAGGTGATGAAGGTGCACCTCAAGGGCACCTTCTGCTGCACCCAGCCGGTGTTCAAATGGATGCGCGACAACGGCGGCGGCGTCATCGTCAACACGTCCTCGACCTCGGGTCTGATCGGCAATTTCGGCCAGACCAATTACGGCGCCGCCAAGGGCGGCATTTGGGGCCTGTCCAACGTGCTGGCGATCGAGGGCCGCAAGTACAACATCCGGATCTGGACCCTGGCGCCGGGCGCGCTGACCCGCATGACCGCAGACCTGCCCCGCTACAAGGAGAACCCGGGTGCGGCGCTCGGCCCGGACGGCATCGCGCCGGCGGTGCTCTACATGGTCAGCGACCTGTCCGGCGACCAGACCGGCAAGGTCCTCGGCGTCTCGGGTCCGCGTGGCGTCCGCGAGATGCGGATGATGGAAATGGAGGGCTGGAAGCCGCCCTTTACTGGCTGGAAGGCCGAAGACATCGTCACCCACGCCAAGGAGATCTTCTTCTCCGAGGAGCAGATCAAGATGGGCGCGCGCCGGTTCTGA
- a CDS encoding DMT family transporter, which produces MTATHRQPSMGFELALLLALATMWGGSYTFIKLGVATIPPITLIAARTAIAGLLLLAIMRMRGVTMPADGATWVRFIFQACLNSVIPWTLIAWGERFVDAGLATILNSASPIFTFLFTAAITRHEAASLRKLFGVISGMAGICLIVGVDAFRDLGQGILAEVAIVAATICYACAAIFSRGFKGLDPMAPAAGSLIAGAAILVPLSLVVERPWTLSPSTTSLAALLALAMFSTAIAFAIYFHLIQTLGSVGTTAQAYLRVPIGVALSVMVLGERLSPTAWIGLACVVIGVAAMTIPARRIATA; this is translated from the coding sequence ATGACCGCCACCCACCGCCAGCCGAGCATGGGCTTCGAGCTCGCTTTGCTGCTCGCGCTCGCCACCATGTGGGGCGGCTCCTATACCTTCATCAAGCTTGGTGTCGCGACCATCCCGCCGATCACGCTGATCGCGGCGCGCACCGCGATCGCGGGGCTGTTGCTGCTCGCCATCATGCGGATGCGCGGCGTGACGATGCCGGCGGATGGCGCGACTTGGGTCCGCTTCATCTTCCAGGCGTGCCTCAACAGCGTGATCCCGTGGACGCTGATCGCCTGGGGCGAGCGCTTCGTTGATGCCGGGCTCGCCACCATCCTCAATTCGGCCTCGCCGATCTTCACCTTCCTGTTCACCGCCGCAATCACCCGCCACGAGGCCGCGAGCCTGCGCAAGCTGTTTGGGGTGATATCAGGCATGGCCGGCATCTGCCTGATCGTCGGCGTCGATGCGTTCCGCGATCTCGGGCAGGGGATCTTGGCCGAGGTCGCGATCGTCGCCGCCACCATCTGCTACGCCTGTGCCGCGATCTTCAGCCGCGGCTTCAAGGGGCTCGATCCGATGGCGCCGGCGGCGGGTTCGCTGATCGCGGGCGCTGCGATCCTCGTTCCGCTCAGCCTTGTCGTCGAGCGGCCCTGGACGCTGTCGCCGTCGACGACGTCGCTCGCCGCATTACTGGCGCTTGCGATGTTCTCGACCGCGATCGCGTTCGCGATCTACTTTCACCTGATCCAGACCCTCGGCTCGGTCGGCACCACCGCGCAGGCTTACTTGCGGGTGCCGATCGGGGTGGCGCTCAGCGTCATGGTGCTGGGCGAGCGGTTGAGCCCGACGGCGTGGATCGGCCTCGCCTGCGTCGTGATCGGCGTCGCCGCGATGACGATTCCTGCACGAAGGATCGCCACAGCCTGA
- a CDS encoding MaoC/PaaZ C-terminal domain-containing protein → MPIVYEQLMALKNLGQKYSYSDRDVMLYAYGIGLGADPMDEKELAFVNEGVLTPRPLKVVPTFASVAAWGAGPGEMNLNRVMVVDGERDITFHKPFATAAQITADSTVLDVFDKGKDKGAVIRHQTVLKDEKGEKLATLVASRFARGDGGFGGPSDGQPEPHKVPERAPDKIVDITTRPDQALVYRLCGDRNPLHSDPEFARKAGFPRPILHGMCTYGITCRGVLQTYADFDPSAFKQHVARFSSPVFPGETVTMELWKDGNVVSFEAKVKSRGVTVIKSGKTVLA, encoded by the coding sequence ATGCCGATCGTGTACGAACAGCTGATGGCCCTGAAGAATCTCGGCCAGAAATACAGCTACAGCGACCGCGACGTGATGCTCTACGCCTATGGCATCGGCTTGGGAGCCGATCCGATGGACGAGAAGGAGCTCGCCTTCGTCAATGAGGGCGTGCTGACGCCGCGTCCGCTCAAGGTGGTTCCGACGTTTGCCTCGGTCGCGGCCTGGGGCGCCGGTCCCGGCGAGATGAACCTCAACCGCGTCATGGTGGTCGACGGCGAGCGCGACATCACCTTCCACAAGCCGTTCGCGACCGCGGCGCAGATCACGGCCGACTCGACCGTGCTCGACGTGTTCGACAAGGGCAAGGACAAGGGCGCGGTGATCCGCCACCAGACCGTGCTGAAAGACGAGAAGGGCGAGAAGCTCGCCACGCTGGTCGCCTCGCGCTTCGCCCGCGGCGATGGCGGCTTCGGCGGCCCGTCCGACGGCCAGCCCGAGCCGCACAAGGTGCCGGAGCGCGCGCCGGACAAGATCGTCGACATCACGACGCGGCCCGACCAGGCGCTGGTCTATCGGCTCTGCGGCGACCGCAACCCGCTGCACTCCGATCCGGAGTTCGCCAGGAAGGCCGGCTTCCCGCGGCCGATCCTGCACGGCATGTGCACCTACGGCATCACCTGCCGCGGCGTGCTGCAGACCTACGCCGACTTCGATCCGTCGGCCTTCAAGCAGCACGTGGCGCGGTTCTCCTCGCCGGTGTTCCCCGGTGAGACCGTGACCATGGAACTGTGGAAGGACGGCAACGTGGTGTCGTTCGAGGCCAAGGTGAAATCGCGCGGCGTCACCGTGATCAAGAGCGGCAAGACGGTGCTGGCGTAG
- a CDS encoding dihydrodipicolinate synthase family protein, whose protein sequence is MTKLTAQAAGTFAIAPTPFHDDGRIDEASIDRLTDFYTDVGCDGVTVLGILGEAPKLDAAEAEQVALRFVKRAKKLQVIVGVSAPGFATMRSLAKKSMDAGAAGVMIAPPPHLRTDDQIIGYFKQAQEAIGDDIPWVLQDYPLTLTVVFTPAVIRKIVMDSPSCVMLKHEDWPGLEKISTLRNFQKDGSLRPLSILVGNGGLFLDFEMERGADGAMTGYAFPELLIDVVNLSKAGKRDAAHDLFDAHLPLIRYEQQPGVGLTVRKYVLQKRGIISSSAQRKPGAVITPQARAEVDYLLSRVARVDRRANLQPQSSAAG, encoded by the coding sequence ATGACAAAACTCACCGCCCAGGCCGCAGGAACCTTTGCGATCGCGCCGACCCCGTTCCACGATGACGGCCGCATCGATGAGGCGTCGATCGACCGGCTGACCGATTTCTACACCGATGTCGGCTGCGACGGCGTCACGGTACTGGGCATCCTGGGCGAGGCGCCGAAGCTCGATGCCGCGGAGGCGGAGCAGGTCGCGCTGCGCTTCGTCAAGCGTGCCAAGAAGCTGCAGGTCATTGTCGGCGTCTCAGCGCCGGGCTTTGCCACGATGCGCTCGCTGGCGAAGAAGTCGATGGATGCGGGCGCTGCCGGTGTCATGATCGCGCCGCCGCCGCACTTGCGCACCGACGACCAGATCATTGGCTACTTCAAGCAGGCGCAGGAAGCGATCGGCGACGATATTCCCTGGGTGCTGCAGGACTATCCGCTGACGCTGACCGTCGTGTTCACGCCCGCCGTGATCCGCAAGATCGTGATGGATTCGCCGTCCTGCGTGATGCTCAAGCACGAGGACTGGCCGGGCCTCGAGAAGATTTCGACGCTGCGCAATTTCCAGAAGGACGGCTCGCTGCGGCCGCTGTCGATCCTGGTCGGCAATGGCGGCCTGTTCCTCGATTTCGAGATGGAGCGCGGCGCCGACGGCGCGATGACCGGCTATGCCTTCCCCGAACTCCTGATCGACGTCGTCAATCTGTCCAAGGCGGGAAAACGCGATGCGGCGCACGATCTGTTCGACGCGCATCTGCCGCTGATCCGCTACGAGCAGCAGCCCGGCGTCGGCCTGACCGTGCGCAAATACGTGCTGCAGAAGCGCGGCATCATCTCCTCGAGCGCGCAGCGCAAGCCGGGTGCTGTCATCACGCCGCAAGCGAGGGCGGAGGTCGACTATCTGCTTTCCCGCGTGGCGCGCGTCGATCGCCGCGCCAATCTGCAACCGCAATCCAGTGCAGCAGGCTAG
- a CDS encoding thiolase domain-containing protein has translation MTIKGKAYIAGIYEHPTRHAPDKSTAQLHAEVAKGAIEDAGLTKDDIDGYFCAGDAPGGLWPMVDYLGLNTRKLRHVDSTETGGCSYLIHLGHAAEAIAAGKCSVALVTLAGKPRTGPMPPRASGAEADFESAYGATTHNAYGMCAMRHMHDYGTTSEQLAWIKVAASHHAQYNPHAMLKEVVTVEDVLNSPMISDPLHRMDCCVVTDGGGAMIVTTPEIAKSLKKPLVRLIGHGEAMKGPRGGKDLDLTYSAGVWSGPRAFEEAGVTPKDIKYASIYDSFTITVLMQLEDLGFCKKGEGGKFVADGNLISGVGKLPFNTDGGGLCSNHPVNRGGMTKILEAVRQLRGEAHPKVQVKNCDLAIAHGTGGLLGVRHAASTCILERA, from the coding sequence TTGACCATCAAGGGCAAGGCCTACATTGCCGGGATCTACGAACATCCCACCCGGCACGCACCCGATAAATCAACAGCACAGCTACATGCCGAGGTCGCCAAGGGCGCGATCGAGGATGCCGGGCTCACCAAGGACGATATCGACGGCTATTTCTGCGCCGGCGACGCACCGGGCGGGCTGTGGCCGATGGTCGATTATCTCGGCCTTAACACCAGGAAGCTGCGTCACGTCGACTCCACCGAGACCGGTGGCTGTTCCTATCTGATCCATCTCGGCCACGCCGCCGAGGCGATCGCAGCGGGCAAGTGCTCGGTCGCGCTGGTCACGCTGGCGGGCAAGCCGCGCACCGGCCCGATGCCGCCGCGCGCGTCGGGCGCCGAGGCCGATTTCGAATCCGCCTACGGGGCTACCACGCACAATGCCTACGGCATGTGTGCCATGCGCCACATGCACGACTACGGCACCACCTCCGAACAACTCGCCTGGATCAAGGTCGCGGCCTCGCATCACGCGCAATACAACCCGCATGCGATGCTGAAGGAGGTCGTCACCGTTGAGGACGTGCTGAACTCGCCGATGATCTCCGATCCGCTGCACCGGATGGATTGCTGCGTCGTCACCGACGGCGGTGGCGCGATGATCGTCACGACGCCGGAGATCGCCAAGAGCCTGAAGAAGCCGCTGGTGCGCTTGATCGGCCATGGCGAGGCGATGAAGGGCCCGCGCGGCGGCAAGGATCTCGATCTGACTTACTCCGCCGGTGTGTGGTCCGGCCCGCGCGCCTTCGAGGAGGCGGGCGTGACGCCGAAGGACATTAAATACGCCTCGATCTATGACAGCTTCACCATCACGGTGCTGATGCAGCTCGAGGACCTCGGCTTCTGCAAGAAGGGCGAGGGCGGCAAGTTCGTCGCCGACGGCAATCTGATCTCGGGCGTCGGCAAGCTGCCGTTCAACACCGATGGCGGCGGCCTGTGCAGCAACCATCCCGTCAATCGCGGCGGCATGACGAAAATCCTCGAGGCTGTACGGCAGTTGCGCGGCGAGGCGCATCCGAAGGTGCAGGTGAAGAACTGCGACCTCGCGATCGCCCACGGCACCGGCGGTCTGCTCGGCGTTCGCCACGCCGCCTCAACCTGCATTCTGGAGCGTGCGTGA
- a CDS encoding NUDIX hydrolase, translating to MNEIVAPRLASTVLLLRDGTSSREIEVFMMVRHHQIEFNSGALVFPGGSVDKNDKEIAADPALYSGGEGLDGDALGFRIAAIRETFEESGILLARPQGSKHLVDAKRANEIATAHRAALNEGKIGFLKVLTDNGMVLALDELVPYAHWITPEGMPKRFDTWFFLAAAPPEQLGAHDGKESTDSIWVSTREALEGGETGRFKLPFPTTRNLIRLGKQPNVGAALADSKGKPIVAVMPVMTKTATGRQLRIPKEAGYDGEVFDVGALG from the coding sequence ATGAATGAGATCGTTGCCCCGCGCCTTGCCTCGACCGTGCTGCTGCTGCGTGACGGGACGTCGTCACGCGAAATCGAAGTCTTCATGATGGTCCGCCATCACCAGATCGAGTTCAACTCGGGTGCGCTGGTGTTTCCGGGCGGCAGCGTCGACAAGAATGACAAGGAGATCGCCGCCGATCCCGCGCTCTATTCGGGCGGAGAAGGGCTCGACGGCGACGCACTCGGCTTCCGGATCGCGGCGATCCGCGAGACCTTCGAGGAGAGCGGCATCCTGCTGGCGCGGCCGCAGGGGTCGAAGCATCTGGTCGATGCGAAGCGTGCGAACGAGATCGCGACCGCGCATCGCGCGGCGCTGAACGAAGGCAAGATCGGCTTCCTCAAGGTGCTGACTGACAACGGCATGGTGCTCGCGCTCGACGAGCTCGTGCCCTATGCGCACTGGATCACGCCGGAGGGCATGCCGAAGCGCTTCGACACCTGGTTCTTCCTCGCCGCCGCGCCGCCCGAGCAACTCGGCGCCCATGACGGCAAGGAATCGACCGACTCGATCTGGGTGTCGACGCGCGAGGCGCTGGAGGGCGGCGAGACCGGCCGCTTCAAGCTGCCGTTCCCGACCACGCGCAACCTGATCCGGCTCGGCAAGCAGCCGAACGTCGGCGCCGCGCTCGCCGACAGCAAGGGCAAGCCGATCGTCGCCGTGATGCCCGTGATGACCAAGACCGCCACCGGCCGCCAGCTCCGCATCCCCAAGGAAGCGGGCTACGACGGCGAGGTGTTCGACGTCGGGGCGCTGGGGTAG
- a CDS encoding Zn-ribbon domain-containing OB-fold protein, with translation MSEAKKYNAPVTNPETAPFWEAAKAGKFMIKRCNTCGEAHYFPRAICPFCFSDKTVWEESSGEATVYTYSLMRKSPTGPYAIAYVTLKEGPSLQTNIVDCDLETVKIGQKVKVVWKPTDGAPLPFFTPA, from the coding sequence ATGTCTGAAGCGAAGAAGTACAATGCCCCGGTGACCAACCCGGAGACCGCGCCGTTCTGGGAAGCGGCGAAGGCGGGCAAGTTCATGATCAAGCGCTGCAACACCTGCGGCGAGGCGCATTACTTCCCGCGCGCGATCTGCCCGTTCTGCTTCTCCGACAAGACAGTGTGGGAAGAGTCGAGCGGCGAGGCCACGGTCTACACCTACAGCCTGATGCGCAAATCACCGACCGGTCCCTATGCGATCGCCTATGTGACGTTGAAGGAAGGTCCGTCGCTGCAGACCAACATCGTCGATTGCGATCTGGAGACGGTGAAGATCGGCCAGAAGGTCAAGGTGGTATGGAAGCCGACCGACGGCGCCCCGCTGCCGTTCTTCACGCCGGCCTAG
- a CDS encoding DUF4262 domain-containing protein, producing the protein MFTALDAAPERLDEHEQNFVGQIRKHGWFGTHVASDDAGPGFSYTTGFWLKFKLPELILFSMSMENAQDTFWHIWRQFEAGRRFPVGEPTEEIFENALAVLLPVAVEHYRSHLGWSRWFYGNDNFECHQIIFPDRGGAFPWAPGSSDEFRSAQPDLTAGNWSGLRGR; encoded by the coding sequence GTGTTCACGGCGCTCGATGCAGCTCCGGAGCGGCTCGACGAACATGAGCAGAATTTCGTCGGGCAGATCCGAAAACATGGCTGGTTCGGTACGCATGTCGCATCGGACGACGCAGGTCCGGGGTTCTCGTACACCACTGGATTTTGGCTGAAATTCAAGCTTCCGGAATTGATCCTGTTCTCAATGTCGATGGAGAACGCCCAGGATACGTTCTGGCACATCTGGCGCCAATTCGAGGCTGGACGACGGTTTCCCGTTGGCGAGCCAACGGAGGAGATATTCGAGAATGCTCTCGCGGTGCTGCTCCCGGTCGCTGTCGAGCATTATCGATCCCATCTCGGGTGGAGCAGATGGTTTTACGGTAACGACAACTTTGAATGCCACCAGATCATATTCCCGGATCGAGGCGGAGCGTTTCCGTGGGCACCGGGATCGTCAGATGAGTTTAGGTCGGCGCAGCCAGACTTGACCGCTGGCAATTGGTCCGGGCTACGCGGTCGATAG
- a CDS encoding indolepyruvate ferredoxin oxidoreductase family protein translates to MGINQGPISLDQKYTQGTGHVFMTGIQALVRLPMAQIRRDRAAGLNTAGFISGYRGSPLGGYDQQLFAARKHLEQYNIKFQPGVNEDLAATAIWGSQQLALSPGAKYDGAVGIWYGKGPGVDRCGDVFRHGNAAGSAKHGGVLCLAGDDHGAKSSTVPHQSDHAFISALMPYLYPSSIHEMIEMGLLGIAMSRYSGCWVGMKVITETVETTAEIDLTDEMTPFIIPTDFELPPGGLNIRWPDDRFEQDRRLQDYKGFAAIAFARANKVNRITMDSPNARYGIMASGKSYEDIRQALRELGITPEIAAKIGIRLYKIGMPWPLEPEGVRNFAVGLEEIFIVEERREIVENQVKQELFNWRDDVRPRIVGKMDDHDKRFLTFAAELSVASLASSLTERLLRLNLNPEIAEMLRAKADWFNGRQSTQMQATAPVSRTPYFCSGCPHNTSTKVPEGSRALAGIGCHFMALWMNRSTETFTHMGGEGVPWVGIAPFTNENHIFANLGDGTYFHSGILAIRQSIASKANITYKILYNDAVAMTGGQRHDGDLSPQQITFQLHAEGIREIYLVSENPGAYPADTIAPGVKLFHRDELENVQKMCRDTKGTSAIVFVQTCAAEKRRRRKRGLMEDPQRRVLINPAVCEGCGDCSVQSNCISVEPLETELGRKRAINQSTCNKDYSCVKGFCPSFVTVDGGKLRRRAPPELGSIDNLPEPASKPALDRPYNIAVGGVGGTGVLTIGALLGMAAHIEGKASMILDMSGLAQKGGAVLSHVRLSEHTADVTCSRIVTGTADLVLAADEVVAASKDTITLCDASRTVGIINSHVIPTADFILNRDFNFQSRKVNSVLETELRKDSAFFDFTKPAEALLGDSIATNIMMMGFAYQRGLLPLSAEAIQQAIEVNGVSIKMNTQAFQLGRLAAADPARLAAMMKGQDDDAAPVKALDAMSLEEIITHRMALLTDYQSARLAKRYRKLVDQVRDAATKGGYGEALPRAVAINYAKLLAYKDEYEVARLFTDGRFEKQLHDQFEGEFKFNFNLAPPILGGGLDAQGRPKKRAFGSWMMSVFKVMARFRFLRGTPLDIFGYNADRRLERDLIAGYEKDVATVLNLLSPLNHDIAVELLALPDRIRGYGPVKEKAIKEAKVRYAQLAADLANPPPAPRQMAAE, encoded by the coding sequence ATGGGAATCAACCAAGGGCCTATCAGCCTCGACCAGAAGTACACCCAGGGCACCGGCCACGTCTTCATGACCGGCATCCAGGCGCTGGTCCGCCTGCCCATGGCGCAGATCAGGCGCGACCGCGCCGCGGGTCTCAACACAGCAGGCTTCATCTCCGGCTATCGCGGTTCCCCCCTCGGCGGCTACGACCAGCAGCTGTTCGCCGCCCGCAAGCATCTCGAGCAGTACAACATCAAATTCCAGCCCGGCGTGAACGAGGACCTCGCGGCCACCGCGATCTGGGGCTCGCAGCAGCTCGCCCTGTCGCCGGGCGCCAAATATGATGGCGCGGTCGGCATCTGGTACGGCAAGGGCCCCGGCGTCGACCGCTGCGGCGACGTGTTCCGCCACGGCAATGCGGCCGGCTCCGCCAAGCATGGCGGCGTGCTCTGCCTTGCCGGCGACGACCATGGCGCGAAATCTTCCACCGTCCCGCATCAGTCCGACCACGCCTTCATTTCCGCGCTGATGCCCTACCTCTACCCCTCCAGCATCCACGAAATGATCGAGATGGGCCTGCTCGGCATCGCGATGTCGCGCTACTCGGGCTGCTGGGTCGGCATGAAGGTGATTACCGAGACCGTCGAGACCACGGCCGAGATCGACCTCACCGACGAGATGACGCCGTTCATCATCCCGACCGATTTCGAACTGCCGCCGGGCGGCCTCAACATCCGCTGGCCCGACGACCGCTTCGAGCAGGACCGAAGGCTGCAGGACTACAAGGGCTTTGCAGCGATCGCCTTCGCCCGCGCCAACAAGGTCAACCGCATCACCATGGATTCGCCGAACGCGCGCTACGGCATCATGGCCTCGGGCAAGAGCTACGAGGACATCCGCCAGGCGCTGCGCGAGCTCGGCATCACGCCCGAGATCGCCGCCAAGATCGGCATCCGCCTCTACAAGATCGGCATGCCCTGGCCGCTGGAGCCGGAAGGCGTGCGCAACTTCGCCGTCGGCCTCGAGGAGATATTCATCGTCGAGGAACGCCGCGAGATCGTCGAGAACCAGGTCAAGCAGGAGCTGTTCAACTGGCGCGACGACGTGCGCCCGCGCATCGTCGGCAAGATGGACGATCACGACAAGCGCTTCCTGACCTTCGCCGCCGAGCTCAGCGTGGCCTCGCTTGCGAGCTCGCTCACCGAACGGCTGCTTCGACTTAATCTCAATCCTGAAATCGCCGAGATGCTGCGCGCCAAGGCGGACTGGTTCAACGGCCGTCAGTCGACGCAGATGCAGGCGACCGCGCCCGTCAGCCGTACGCCGTATTTCTGCTCGGGCTGCCCGCACAATACCTCGACCAAGGTGCCGGAAGGCAGCCGCGCGCTGGCAGGCATCGGCTGCCACTTCATGGCGCTGTGGATGAACCGCTCGACCGAGACCTTCACCCACATGGGCGGCGAGGGCGTGCCGTGGGTCGGTATCGCGCCGTTCACCAACGAGAACCACATCTTCGCCAATCTCGGCGACGGCACCTATTTCCACTCCGGCATTCTCGCAATCCGCCAGTCGATCGCCTCCAAAGCCAACATCACCTACAAGATCCTCTACAACGACGCGGTCGCGATGACCGGCGGCCAGCGCCACGACGGCGATCTCTCGCCGCAGCAGATCACCTTCCAGCTCCACGCCGAAGGCATTCGAGAAATCTACCTGGTCTCGGAGAATCCCGGTGCCTATCCGGCCGATACCATCGCGCCCGGCGTCAAGCTGTTCCATCGCGACGAGCTCGAGAACGTCCAGAAGATGTGCCGCGACACTAAGGGCACCTCGGCGATCGTGTTCGTGCAGACCTGCGCCGCCGAAAAGCGCCGCCGCCGCAAGCGCGGCCTGATGGAGGATCCGCAGCGCCGCGTGCTGATCAATCCCGCGGTCTGCGAAGGTTGCGGCGACTGCTCGGTGCAGTCGAACTGCATCTCTGTCGAGCCGCTGGAGACGGAGCTCGGGCGCAAGCGCGCCATCAACCAGTCGACCTGCAACAAGGACTATTCCTGCGTGAAGGGTTTTTGCCCGTCCTTCGTCACGGTCGACGGCGGCAAGCTCAGGCGGCGCGCGCCGCCTGAGCTCGGCAGCATCGATAATCTGCCGGAGCCGGCCTCCAAGCCCGCGCTCGACCGGCCCTACAACATCGCGGTCGGCGGCGTCGGCGGCACCGGCGTGCTGACGATCGGCGCGCTGCTCGGCATGGCCGCCCATATCGAGGGCAAGGCCTCGATGATCCTCGACATGTCCGGTCTCGCGCAAAAGGGCGGCGCGGTGCTGAGCCACGTCCGGCTCTCCGAGCACACCGCCGACGTGACTTGCTCGCGCATCGTGACCGGAACGGCCGATCTGGTGCTCGCGGCCGACGAGGTCGTGGCGGCGTCGAAGGACACCATCACGCTGTGCGATGCGAGCCGCACCGTCGGTATCATCAACAGCCACGTGATCCCGACCGCGGACTTCATCCTGAACCGCGACTTCAACTTCCAGAGCCGCAAGGTCAACAGCGTGCTGGAGACCGAGCTGCGCAAGGACTCCGCCTTCTTCGACTTCACCAAGCCGGCCGAAGCGCTGCTCGGCGACTCCATCGCCACCAACATCATGATGATGGGCTTTGCCTATCAGCGCGGGCTGCTGCCGCTGTCGGCGGAAGCGATCCAGCAGGCGATCGAGGTCAACGGGGTCTCGATCAAGATGAACACCCAGGCGTTCCAGCTCGGGCGGCTGGCCGCGGCCGATCCGGCGCGGCTCGCCGCGATGATGAAGGGGCAGGATGACGACGCAGCCCCGGTCAAGGCGCTGGATGCGATGTCGCTCGAGGAGATCATCACCCACCGCATGGCGCTTCTGACTGACTATCAGAGCGCGCGTTTGGCAAAGCGCTACCGCAAGCTCGTCGACCAGGTTCGCGACGCCGCCACCAAGGGCGGCTATGGCGAGGCGTTGCCGCGCGCGGTCGCGATCAACTACGCAAAGCTGCTCGCCTACAAAGACGAGTACGAGGTGGCGCGGCTGTTCACCGACGGCCGCTTCGAGAAGCAGTTGCATGACCAGTTCGAAGGTGAGTTCAAGTTCAACTTCAATCTCGCGCCGCCGATCCTCGGCGGCGGGCTCGACGCGCAGGGCCGTCCGAAGAAGCGCGCCTTCGGGTCGTGGATGATGTCGGTGTTCAAGGTGATGGCGCGATTCCGCTTCCTGCGCGGCACGCCGCTCGACATCTTCGGCTACAACGCCGACCGCAGGCTGGAGCGCGATCTGATCGCGGGCTATGAGAAGGATGTCGCGACGGTGCTGAATCTGCTGTCGCCGCTCAACCACGACATCGCGGTCGAATTGCTGGCGCTGCCCGATCGGATCCGCGGCTACGGTCCGGTGAAGGAGAAGGCGATCAAGGAGGCGAAGGTTCGCTACGCGCAACTCGCCGCCGACCTCGCCAACCCGCCGCCCGCGCCGCGGCAGATGGCGGCGGAGTAG